From a region of the Drosophila virilis strain 15010-1051.87 chromosome 3, Dvir_AGI_RSII-ME, whole genome shotgun sequence genome:
- the fbl gene encoding pantothenate kinase 3 isoform X4, whose product MQDDEIVFCHQLGRAMPWFGMDIGGTLTKLVYFEPKDITPDEQDCEAGILRNIRRYLTRNSAYGKTGHRDTHLQMDNVEIRKRRGSLHFIRFQTTDMGNFLSLAKQKGMAELVTTVCATGGGAFKFEKDFRDQVNMKLAKFDELDTLIKGILFADMHNFTECYYYENAREIVKSEKRAFNFSQPFPFILVNVGSGVSILAVYGPDNYKRISGTSLGGGTFLGLCCLLTGCTTFEEAIQLATKGDNRKVDKLVKDIYGGDYNRFGLPGDLVASSFGQMHLNDKRCSVSREDLANATLVTITNNIGSIARMCALNEKIDRVVFVGNFLRVNPISMKLLAYAMEFWSNGTMKGLFLEHEGYFGALGCLLQFNGELAAALSESLDHSQPPSANTTPTQPTDAETSTECPAAADKPNDSTTR is encoded by the exons ATGCAGGATGATGAAATTGTTTTCTGCCACCAGCTGGGGAGAG CGATGCCATGGTTTGGCATGGATATCGGCGGGACACTCACAAAATTGGTCTACTTTGAGCCAAAGGACATAACGCCCGACGAGCAGGATTGCGAGGCTGGCATTTTACGCAACATCCGACGATATTTGACCAGAAACTCTGCGTATGGCAAAACCGGCCATCGTGACACGCACTTGCAG ATGGACAATGTTGAGATCAGAAAGCGTCGGGGTTCTCTGCATTTTATACGCTTCCAGACGACAGATATGGGCAACTTTCTGTCACTGGCCAAGCAGAAGGGCATGGCCGAGCTGGTAACAACGGTTTGTGCCACTGGCGGTGGGGCTTTTAAGTTTGAAAAGGATTTTCGGGATCAGGTGAACATGAAACTGGCCAAGTTCGATGAGCTGGACACGCTCATCAAGGGCATACTCTTCGCCGATATGCACAATTTTACTGAATGCTATTACTATGAGAATGCGCGAGAAATTGT TAAAAGCGAGAAGCGGGCCTTTAATTTCTCGCAGCCGTTTCCTTTTATCCTGGTGAATGTCGGTTCAGGTGTTTCAATACTGGCAGTATATGGGCCGGACAACTATAAACGCATTTCGGGCACAAG CTTGGGCGGTGGAACATTCCTGGGTTTGTGTTGCCTGCTTACCGGCTGCACGACATTTGAGGAAGCCATACAATTGGCCACAAAGGGTGACAATCGGAAGGTGGACAAACTGGTCAAGGACATCTACGGCGGTGACTATAATCGGTTTGGCTTGCCCGGCGATTTAGTGGCTTCCAG CTTTGGCCAGATGCATCTAAACGACAAACGCTGCTCGGTATCTAGAGAGGATCTGGCGAATGCCACGCTCGTCACCATTACCAACAACATAGGCTCCATAGCACGAATGTGTGCACTAAACGAGAAGATCGATAGG GTCGTTTTTGTAGGCAACTTTTTACGCGTTAATCCCATTTCAATGAAATTACTGGCGTACGCTATGGAATTCTGGTCGAATGGCACCATGAAGGGCCTGTTCCTGGAACATGAAGGCTACTTTGGAGCTTTGGGCTGCCTGCTGCAGTTCAACGGCGAACTGGCAGCGGCGCTTAGCGAGAGCCTGGATCATTCACAGCCGCCAAGCGCGAACACAACGCCAACACAACCAACTGACGCGGAGACGTCCACAGAATGCCCAGCCGCAGCGGACAAGCCAAATGACAGCACAACCAGATAG
- the fbl gene encoding pantothenate kinase 3 isoform X1 yields MKVHARDSKYSFNFKIFKLHNDKKSTTHASLASTANPSTQMISTKKNSWRASWRAAIGVGNKAKSISNSGNSNNNSNNNNSNNNNNNVNEGNSQSSSTNDNCLIETCNQPKMNPAKHIPNIDDLMSMPWFGMDIGGTLTKLVYFEPKDITPDEQDCEAGILRNIRRYLTRNSAYGKTGHRDTHLQMDNVEIRKRRGSLHFIRFQTTDMGNFLSLAKQKGMAELVTTVCATGGGAFKFEKDFRDQVNMKLAKFDELDTLIKGILFADMHNFTECYYYENAREIVKSEKRAFNFSQPFPFILVNVGSGVSILAVYGPDNYKRISGTSLGGGTFLGLCCLLTGCTTFEEAIQLATKGDNRKVDKLVKDIYGGDYNRFGLPGDLVASSFGQMHLNDKRCSVSREDLANATLVTITNNIGSIARMCALNEKIDRVVFVGNFLRVNPISMKLLAYAMEFWSNGTMKGLFLEHEGYFGALGCLLQFNGELAAALSESLDHSQPPSANTTPTQPTDAETSTECPAAADKPNDSTTR; encoded by the exons ATGAAAGTGCACGCGCGCGACTCGAAATATTCGTTCAActtcaaaatattcaaattacaTAACGACAAGAAATCAACCACACATGCCTCGCTGGCTTCGACCGCCAATCCGTCAACACAAATGATCTCCACTAAGAAAAATTCATGGCGCGCTTCGTGGCGCGCCGCCATTGGAGTCGGTAACAAAGCCAAATCCATCAGCAACTCCGGCAActctaacaacaacagcaacaacaacaatagtaataataataataataacgtaAATGAGGGCAACTCGCAGTCATCGTCGACGAACGataattgtttaattgaaACATGCAATCAGCCCAAAATGAATCCCGCCAAACACATCCCTAACATTGATGATTTAATGT CGATGCCATGGTTTGGCATGGATATCGGCGGGACACTCACAAAATTGGTCTACTTTGAGCCAAAGGACATAACGCCCGACGAGCAGGATTGCGAGGCTGGCATTTTACGCAACATCCGACGATATTTGACCAGAAACTCTGCGTATGGCAAAACCGGCCATCGTGACACGCACTTGCAG ATGGACAATGTTGAGATCAGAAAGCGTCGGGGTTCTCTGCATTTTATACGCTTCCAGACGACAGATATGGGCAACTTTCTGTCACTGGCCAAGCAGAAGGGCATGGCCGAGCTGGTAACAACGGTTTGTGCCACTGGCGGTGGGGCTTTTAAGTTTGAAAAGGATTTTCGGGATCAGGTGAACATGAAACTGGCCAAGTTCGATGAGCTGGACACGCTCATCAAGGGCATACTCTTCGCCGATATGCACAATTTTACTGAATGCTATTACTATGAGAATGCGCGAGAAATTGT TAAAAGCGAGAAGCGGGCCTTTAATTTCTCGCAGCCGTTTCCTTTTATCCTGGTGAATGTCGGTTCAGGTGTTTCAATACTGGCAGTATATGGGCCGGACAACTATAAACGCATTTCGGGCACAAG CTTGGGCGGTGGAACATTCCTGGGTTTGTGTTGCCTGCTTACCGGCTGCACGACATTTGAGGAAGCCATACAATTGGCCACAAAGGGTGACAATCGGAAGGTGGACAAACTGGTCAAGGACATCTACGGCGGTGACTATAATCGGTTTGGCTTGCCCGGCGATTTAGTGGCTTCCAG CTTTGGCCAGATGCATCTAAACGACAAACGCTGCTCGGTATCTAGAGAGGATCTGGCGAATGCCACGCTCGTCACCATTACCAACAACATAGGCTCCATAGCACGAATGTGTGCACTAAACGAGAAGATCGATAGG GTCGTTTTTGTAGGCAACTTTTTACGCGTTAATCCCATTTCAATGAAATTACTGGCGTACGCTATGGAATTCTGGTCGAATGGCACCATGAAGGGCCTGTTCCTGGAACATGAAGGCTACTTTGGAGCTTTGGGCTGCCTGCTGCAGTTCAACGGCGAACTGGCAGCGGCGCTTAGCGAGAGCCTGGATCATTCACAGCCGCCAAGCGCGAACACAACGCCAACACAACCAACTGACGCGGAGACGTCCACAGAATGCCCAGCCGCAGCGGACAAGCCAAATGACAGCACAACCAGATAG
- the fbl gene encoding pantothenate kinase 3 isoform X3, translated as MTETLDFTSIFDLIIQSAMPWFGMDIGGTLTKLVYFEPKDITPDEQDCEAGILRNIRRYLTRNSAYGKTGHRDTHLQMDNVEIRKRRGSLHFIRFQTTDMGNFLSLAKQKGMAELVTTVCATGGGAFKFEKDFRDQVNMKLAKFDELDTLIKGILFADMHNFTECYYYENAREIVKSEKRAFNFSQPFPFILVNVGSGVSILAVYGPDNYKRISGTSLGGGTFLGLCCLLTGCTTFEEAIQLATKGDNRKVDKLVKDIYGGDYNRFGLPGDLVASSFGQMHLNDKRCSVSREDLANATLVTITNNIGSIARMCALNEKIDRVVFVGNFLRVNPISMKLLAYAMEFWSNGTMKGLFLEHEGYFGALGCLLQFNGELAAALSESLDHSQPPSANTTPTQPTDAETSTECPAAADKPNDSTTR; from the exons ATGACAGAGACTCTGGATTTTACGTCGATCTTTGATCTCATCATTCAAAGCG CGATGCCATGGTTTGGCATGGATATCGGCGGGACACTCACAAAATTGGTCTACTTTGAGCCAAAGGACATAACGCCCGACGAGCAGGATTGCGAGGCTGGCATTTTACGCAACATCCGACGATATTTGACCAGAAACTCTGCGTATGGCAAAACCGGCCATCGTGACACGCACTTGCAG ATGGACAATGTTGAGATCAGAAAGCGTCGGGGTTCTCTGCATTTTATACGCTTCCAGACGACAGATATGGGCAACTTTCTGTCACTGGCCAAGCAGAAGGGCATGGCCGAGCTGGTAACAACGGTTTGTGCCACTGGCGGTGGGGCTTTTAAGTTTGAAAAGGATTTTCGGGATCAGGTGAACATGAAACTGGCCAAGTTCGATGAGCTGGACACGCTCATCAAGGGCATACTCTTCGCCGATATGCACAATTTTACTGAATGCTATTACTATGAGAATGCGCGAGAAATTGT TAAAAGCGAGAAGCGGGCCTTTAATTTCTCGCAGCCGTTTCCTTTTATCCTGGTGAATGTCGGTTCAGGTGTTTCAATACTGGCAGTATATGGGCCGGACAACTATAAACGCATTTCGGGCACAAG CTTGGGCGGTGGAACATTCCTGGGTTTGTGTTGCCTGCTTACCGGCTGCACGACATTTGAGGAAGCCATACAATTGGCCACAAAGGGTGACAATCGGAAGGTGGACAAACTGGTCAAGGACATCTACGGCGGTGACTATAATCGGTTTGGCTTGCCCGGCGATTTAGTGGCTTCCAG CTTTGGCCAGATGCATCTAAACGACAAACGCTGCTCGGTATCTAGAGAGGATCTGGCGAATGCCACGCTCGTCACCATTACCAACAACATAGGCTCCATAGCACGAATGTGTGCACTAAACGAGAAGATCGATAGG GTCGTTTTTGTAGGCAACTTTTTACGCGTTAATCCCATTTCAATGAAATTACTGGCGTACGCTATGGAATTCTGGTCGAATGGCACCATGAAGGGCCTGTTCCTGGAACATGAAGGCTACTTTGGAGCTTTGGGCTGCCTGCTGCAGTTCAACGGCGAACTGGCAGCGGCGCTTAGCGAGAGCCTGGATCATTCACAGCCGCCAAGCGCGAACACAACGCCAACACAACCAACTGACGCGGAGACGTCCACAGAATGCCCAGCCGCAGCGGACAAGCCAAATGACAGCACAACCAGATAG
- the fbl gene encoding pantothenate kinase 3 isoform X2 yields MQPRKSARVYVLVNQRSPTLLRLCHQNRVLICTCCIPFYPLSIAMPWFGMDIGGTLTKLVYFEPKDITPDEQDCEAGILRNIRRYLTRNSAYGKTGHRDTHLQMDNVEIRKRRGSLHFIRFQTTDMGNFLSLAKQKGMAELVTTVCATGGGAFKFEKDFRDQVNMKLAKFDELDTLIKGILFADMHNFTECYYYENAREIVKSEKRAFNFSQPFPFILVNVGSGVSILAVYGPDNYKRISGTSLGGGTFLGLCCLLTGCTTFEEAIQLATKGDNRKVDKLVKDIYGGDYNRFGLPGDLVASSFGQMHLNDKRCSVSREDLANATLVTITNNIGSIARMCALNEKIDRVVFVGNFLRVNPISMKLLAYAMEFWSNGTMKGLFLEHEGYFGALGCLLQFNGELAAALSESLDHSQPPSANTTPTQPTDAETSTECPAAADKPNDSTTR; encoded by the exons atGCAGCCACGTAAATCTGCACGGGTCTATGTGCTAGTCAATCAAAGGTCCCCGACCCTGTTGCGATTATGCCATCAGAACAGGGTCCTTATATGTACATGCTGTATACCGTTCTACCCGCTATCAATAG CGATGCCATGGTTTGGCATGGATATCGGCGGGACACTCACAAAATTGGTCTACTTTGAGCCAAAGGACATAACGCCCGACGAGCAGGATTGCGAGGCTGGCATTTTACGCAACATCCGACGATATTTGACCAGAAACTCTGCGTATGGCAAAACCGGCCATCGTGACACGCACTTGCAG ATGGACAATGTTGAGATCAGAAAGCGTCGGGGTTCTCTGCATTTTATACGCTTCCAGACGACAGATATGGGCAACTTTCTGTCACTGGCCAAGCAGAAGGGCATGGCCGAGCTGGTAACAACGGTTTGTGCCACTGGCGGTGGGGCTTTTAAGTTTGAAAAGGATTTTCGGGATCAGGTGAACATGAAACTGGCCAAGTTCGATGAGCTGGACACGCTCATCAAGGGCATACTCTTCGCCGATATGCACAATTTTACTGAATGCTATTACTATGAGAATGCGCGAGAAATTGT TAAAAGCGAGAAGCGGGCCTTTAATTTCTCGCAGCCGTTTCCTTTTATCCTGGTGAATGTCGGTTCAGGTGTTTCAATACTGGCAGTATATGGGCCGGACAACTATAAACGCATTTCGGGCACAAG CTTGGGCGGTGGAACATTCCTGGGTTTGTGTTGCCTGCTTACCGGCTGCACGACATTTGAGGAAGCCATACAATTGGCCACAAAGGGTGACAATCGGAAGGTGGACAAACTGGTCAAGGACATCTACGGCGGTGACTATAATCGGTTTGGCTTGCCCGGCGATTTAGTGGCTTCCAG CTTTGGCCAGATGCATCTAAACGACAAACGCTGCTCGGTATCTAGAGAGGATCTGGCGAATGCCACGCTCGTCACCATTACCAACAACATAGGCTCCATAGCACGAATGTGTGCACTAAACGAGAAGATCGATAGG GTCGTTTTTGTAGGCAACTTTTTACGCGTTAATCCCATTTCAATGAAATTACTGGCGTACGCTATGGAATTCTGGTCGAATGGCACCATGAAGGGCCTGTTCCTGGAACATGAAGGCTACTTTGGAGCTTTGGGCTGCCTGCTGCAGTTCAACGGCGAACTGGCAGCGGCGCTTAGCGAGAGCCTGGATCATTCACAGCCGCCAAGCGCGAACACAACGCCAACACAACCAACTGACGCGGAGACGTCCACAGAATGCCCAGCCGCAGCGGACAAGCCAAATGACAGCACAACCAGATAG
- the LOC6624090 gene encoding F-box/WD repeat-containing protein 4: MKITDLNIDCLLRIFKYLSERELVILCETSNYFNAVIEQNIFYAMTKDLLLCGHRNRPSVEKRNRIQLTYFRRLQVARNWLRGVYMERHYYHHAQMFSSKLWLDSDALYITHANYLRKYRRAGPEALQRRYEVEITTPTLSDISDFVKKQDTIFAGRVCGACFVSDTDGITEQAMHHAKEYMFSVDFVNEVYATSTDTCCKLWKRSTEFGLTHFDLFMQLQHSFKSMKLSDDAQWLYGGLYTDTGRKALRAINVDSGEEQVLNSNTISIYDLKIKDEHVLFTANFDTTFRMFDRRTDRDVAVWEDPFDSSIYCLEYDGLYAVLCGAKYHSRVNLYDIRVPGKYIQLYFPGRATARQNYRSSPVYSLACDSQYMFIATDHNLQVLDFTTNYGVQRDYSHFHESLR, translated from the exons ATGAAGATTACCGACCTAAACATCGACTGTCTTTTgcgaatttttaaatatttgtcggAACGCGAGCTAGTCATTCTGTGTGAAACGAGCAACTATTTTAACGCCGTCATCGAGCAAAACATATTCTATGCTATGACAAAGGATTTGCTGCTATGCGGACACCGAAACAGGCCAAGTGTCGAGAAAAG GAATAGAATACAGCTGACGTACTTTCGGCGTCTACAGGTTGCCAGAAACTGGCTGCGAGGTGTCTACATGGAACGTCATTATTACCATCATGCGCAGATGTTTTCATCCAAGCTTTGGCTGGATTCGGACGCCTTGTATATAACGCATGCAAACTATTTGCGCAAGTATCGTCGGGCTGGTCCCGAGGCACTGCAGCGACGCTATGAAGTGGAAATAACTACACCCACCTTGTCGGATATATCCGATTTTGTTAAGAAGCAGGACACCATTTTTGCTGGACGCGTGTGCGGCGCATGCTTCGTTAGCGATACGGATGGCATCACGGAGCAGGCAATGCATCATGCCAAGGAATACATGTTCTCTGTGGACTTTGTTAACGAGGTGTATGCCACCAGCACGGACACCTGCTGCAAGCTATGGAAGCGTTCAACGGAATTTGGACTCACCCATTTCGATCTATtcatgcagctgcagcattccTTTAAGTCCATGAAGCTCAGCGATGATGCCCAGTGGCTCTATGGTGGTCTCTACACAGATACCGGACGCAAGGCGCTGCGCGCCATCAATGTGGACAG CGGCGAGGAACAAGTGCTCAACTCGAACACCATTTCGATTTACGATCTAAAAATCAAAGATGAACATGTATTATTTACCGCCAACTTTGATACCACATTCCGCATGTTTGACCGACGCACAGATCGTGATGTTGCCGTTTGGGAGGATCCGTTTGACTCGTCCATCTACTGTCTGGAGTACGATGGACTCTATGCGGTGCTCTGCGGTGCCAAGTACCATAGCCGCGTCAACCTTTATGACATTCGTGTGCCCGGCAAATACATACAATTGTATTTTCCGGGACGCGCCACGGCACGACAGAACTATAGAAGTTCGCCCGTATATAGTCTTGCTTGTGACAGccaatatatgtttattgccACGGATCACAACTTGCAAGTACTTGATTTCACAACCAACTATGGTGTCCAAAGAGATTACAGTCATTTTCATGAAAGCCTAAGATAA
- the trbl gene encoding tribbles, whose amino-acid sequence MDSSSNTSAVEGNKIVNYTLPTALSPSAESSSNNNNNNNSNRRNNNSDASSAGREQRLTPALTVFTSAASTPTSSHAYPYAMSTPTKEFPNAQMLRTIREKLLRTPGGVCELHALSFAEQTNLHGGSMNPFGVGGEQPVKVIKNRYLISAQPSHISAAAAAKTPASYRHLIDLTSSNLQCVDVFTGEQFLCKIINEPLHKVQRAYFQLEQDEQLCRSTIYGHTLIRGVHDLVPLSKNRTYIIIAPVQQSQQRVYENLHTYIRHEKRLCEPEARAIFHQICQTVQVCHRNGIILRDLKLKRFYFIDEARTKLQYESLEGSMILDGDDDTLSDKIGCPLYTAPELLCPQPTYQGKPADMWSLGVILYTMLVGQYPFYEKANCNLITVIRHGNVQIPMSLSKSVRWLMLSLLRKNYTERMTATHIFLTPWLKEQRPFHLYLPVNVQIADDWDVDVDQDEHEHMEEGDMSDLCQLGDKREHEYEDIGVEPLDYTHSTLQMAQTSVSSSLPVEPDADADEDMG is encoded by the exons ATGgatagcagcagcaatacGAGTGCAGTGGAAGGTAACAAAATAGTCAACTATACGCTGCCAACGGCTCTCTCGCCATCTGctgagagcagcagcaacaacaacaacaacaacaacagcaacaggaggaacaacaacagcgacgcTTCGTCCGCTGGCAGAGAGCAGCGCCTGACGCCCGCATTAACTGTGTTTACATCAGCCGCATCAACGCCCACCTCCAGCCACGCCTACCCGTACGCAATGTCAACGCCGACAAAAGAGTTCCCGAACGCGCAAATGTTGCGCACAATTCGAGAGAAGCTGCTGCGCACGCCCGGCGGCGTCTGTGAGCTGCACGCTTTGAGCTTTGCGGAGCAGACGAACCTGCATGGTGGCAGCATGAACCCGTTCGGAGTTGGCGGCGAGCAGCCCGTGAAGGTGATCAAGAACCGTTATCTGATAAGTGCCCAGCCTAGTCACATCTCAGCCGCGGCAGCGGCCAAGACGCCCGCCTCCTATCGCCATCTCATCGATCTGACGTCGTCGAATCTGCAATGCGTGGACGTCTTCACCGGGGAGCAGTTTCTCTGCAAGATCATCAACGAGCCGCTGCACAAGGTGCAACGCGCCTACTTTCAGCTGGAGCAGGACGAGCAGCTCTGCCGCAGCACCATCTACGGCCACACACTGATCCGGGGCGTGCACGATCTGGTGCCCCTCTCCAAGAACCGCACCTACATCATCATTGCACCCGTCCAGCAGAGCCAGCAGCGCGTCTACGAGAACCTCCACACGTACATCCGTCACGAGAAGCGTCTCTGTGAGCCGGAGGCACGAGCCATATTCCATCAGATCTGCCAGACGGTGCAGGTGTGCCATCGCAACGGGATCATCCTGCGCGACCTCAAGCTGAAGCGTTTCTACTTCATTGACGAGGCGAG AACTAAACTGCAGTATGAATCGCTGGAGGGCTCGATGATACTCGACGGTGATGATGATACGCTGAGCGACAAGATCGGCTGCCCCCTGTACACTGCACCGGAGCTCCTCTGCCCGCAGCCGACGTACCAGGGCAAGCCGGCGGACATGTGGTCCTTGGGCGTCATACTGTACACCATGCTTGTGGGTCAGTATCCGTTCTACGAGAAGGCCAACTGCAATCTGATAACGGTAATCAGACACGGCAATGTCCAAATACCCATGTCGTTATCCAAGTCCGTGCGCTGGCTGATGCTCTCGCTGCTGCGGAAGAACTACACGGAGCGCATGACGGCGACACACATATTCCTGACGCCTTGGCTGAAGGAACAGCGGCCGTTCCACTTGTACCTGCCCGTCAATGTGCAAATTGCCGACGACTGGGACGTTGATGTCGATCAGGATGAGCACGAGCACATGGAGGAGGGAGACATGAGCGACCTATGTCAGCTGGGTGATAAACGGGAGCACGAGTACGAGGATATTGGCGTGGAGCCGCTAGACTATACGCACAGTACGCTGCAAATGGCCCAGACTAGCGTCTCCAGTTCGCTGCCCGTCGAGCCTGATGCGGACGCCGACGAGGACATGGGCTGA
- the LOC6624662 gene encoding cationic amino acid transporter 4 yields MPSSRRAILGHIMSGLCTKMNRTKPVPADVMETPLKRCLTTFDIALLGIGHMVGAGIYVLTGTVAKEMAGPGIILSFVLAGFVSMLAALCYAEFGTRVPKAGSAYVYTYISIGEFWAFVIGWNILLEHMLGAASVARAWSGYVDSMLGGWIANTTLAVMGGIHEPGLAQYPDVLAFLVCIVYAAALGSGVKATAVFNSILTLVNIGVMMVVIGVGFWYADTDNWSEAQGGFLPFGFGGVIAGAATCFYAFVGFDSIATAGEEAKNPAVSIPIATVLSLCVVTLGYILVSAALTLMIPISDINPAASLPEAFGQLHLPWAKYIISIGALCGMTTTLLGSLYALPRCMYAMASDGLLFSCFGRINASTQVPLLNLIVSGLLSAALALVFDLAKLVEFMSIGTLLAYTIVSASVIILRYRPLPHVGTPNPVYAPDTPDDENDEDADSQSSIGTASPTSDLIEGALAGRLKPQFRWLDPLLGRFAPGSVVSGAVLLFVVLSFAICLELKVSWAQLYTGTWWALLVYGFIIFAASTCVAIMAVHNQNTRGLNFKVPLVPFVPALGIFSNIMLMVHLDALTWVRFFVWVSIGMVVYFLYGMGHSKEGEACSSYSILMTSSEAGKLNWGSFKGSKNPAKHTVLERFLGRRKPNDKKPIVDDETDENADSPN; encoded by the exons ATGCCCAGCTCAAGGCGTGCCATTTTGGGGCACATCATGTCCGGACTATGCACAAAGATGAATCGCACCAAGCCCGTGCCCGCTGATGTCATGGAGACGCCCTTGAAGCGATGCCTGACCACCTTCGATATCGCACTATTGG GAATTGGACATATGGTGGGTGCGGGCATCTATGTCCTGACCGGAACTGTGGCCAAGGAAATGGCTGGACCTGGCATCATTTTGTCGTTTGTGCTCGCCGGATTCGTCTCCATGTTGGCGGCGCTATGCTACGCGGAGTTTGGCACTCGCGTGCCCAAGGCCGGATCGGCATATGTCTACACCTATATATCGATCGGTGAGTTTTGGGCATTTGTCATTGGCTGGAATATACTGCTGGAGCATATGTTGGGCGCCGCATCGGTGGCGCGCGCCTGGAGCGGCTATGTCGACTCAATGTTGGGCGGCTGGATAGCCAACACGACGCTGGCGGTGATGGGCGGCATACATGAGCCTGGCCTGGCCCAGTATCCGGATGTGCTGGCCTTTCTCGTGTGCATTGTCTATGCGGCGGCATTGGGCAGCGGCGTCAAGGCGACCGCCGTCTTCAACAGCATTCTGACCCTGGTCAACATTGGCGTCATGATGGTGGTCATCGGCGTCGGCTTCTGGTATGCGGACACCGACAACTGGTCCGAGGCCCAGGGCGGATTTCTGCCGTTTGGCTTTGGCGGCGTGATTGCCGGCGCTGCGACCTGTTTCTATGCATTCGTTGGCTTCGATTCGATAGCCACGGCGGGCGAAGAGGCCAAAAACCCGGCCGTATCCATACCCATTGCCACCGTCCTGTCCCTGTGCGTTGTCACGCTCGGCTATATACTGGTGAGCGCCGCACTGACGCTCATGATACCCATCAGTGACATTAATCCGGCTGCCTCGCTGCCGGAGGCCTTTGGGCAGCTGCATCTGCCCTGGGCCAAGTACATCATCTCGATCGGCGCCCTCTGCGGCATGACCACCACGCTGCTGGGCTCCCTCTATGCTCTGCCCCGCTGCATGTACGCCATGGCATCGGACGGTTTGCTCTTTAGCTGCTTCGGTCGCATTAACGCGAGCACCCAAGTGCCGCTGTTGAATCTGATCGTCTCCGGGCTGCTGAGCGCTGCCCTGGCATTGGTGTTCGACCTGGCCAAGCTGGTGGAATTCATGTCAATTGGCACTCTGCTGGCCTATACCATTGTCTCCGCCAGCGTCATAATTCTGCGCTATCGACCACTCCCACATGTGGGTACTCCGAATCCAGTTTATGCGCCCGATACGCCCGATGACGAGAACGACGAGGACGCCGATTCACAGTCTAGCATTGGCACAGCTTCGCCCACAAGCGATCTCATCGAGGGCGCCCTTGCGGGTCGCCTTAAGCCACAGTTCCGCTGGCTGGATCCGCTGCTGGGTCGCTTTGCGCCCGGTTCTGTGGTATCCGGCGCGGTGTTGCTGTTCGTTGTGCTGAGCTTTGCCATCTGTCTGGAGCTGAAGGTGTCCTGGGCGCAGCTGTACACAGGCACCTGGTGGGCATTGCTGGTATATGGTTTCATCATCTTTGCTGCCAGCACCTGTGTCGCCATCATGGCGGTGCATAATCAGAATACGCGAGGCCTGAACTTCAAGGTGCCACTGGTGCCGTTCGTGCCAGCGCTGGGCATCTTCAGCAACATAATGCTGATGGTGCACCTGGACGCGTTGACCTGGGTGCGTTTCTTTGTCTGGGTATCGATTGGCATGGTCGTCTATTTCCTGTATGGCATGGGCCATAGCAAAGAGGGCGAAGCCTGTTCCTCGTACTCCATTCTGATGACCTCATCGGAGGCAGGTAAGCTGAACTGGGGATCCTTCAAGGGTTCGAAGAATCCCGCAAAGCATACCGTGCTGGAACGTTTCCTGGGACGCCGGAAACCGAACGATAAGAAACCCATTGTTGATGACGAAACCGACGAAAATGCGGATAGTCCAAATTAA